The following coding sequences are from one Candidatus Methylacidithermus pantelleriae window:
- a CDS encoding O-acetyl-ADP-ribose deacetylase: protein MKDRIEVVVGDITQMQVDAIVNAANTSLLGGGGVDGAIHRAAGPELKEECRKLGGCPTGEAKITRGYRLPCRWVIHAVGPVWHGGTQGEEELLASCYRRALELAEEHGVRSIAFPAISTGAYRFPKDRAARIAVREIRCFLEAHPTIEKVFLVAFDEEMRGFYEKALEDEGLLRAKNDRDT, encoded by the coding sequence ATGAAGGATCGAATCGAGGTGGTTGTAGGAGATATCACGCAAATGCAGGTGGACGCTATTGTTAATGCAGCCAATACCAGCCTTTTGGGGGGTGGCGGGGTGGACGGAGCGATTCACCGTGCTGCAGGCCCAGAACTTAAGGAGGAATGCCGAAAGCTTGGGGGTTGTCCAACTGGGGAGGCGAAGATCACGCGGGGATATCGCCTCCCTTGCCGTTGGGTCATCCATGCGGTTGGCCCCGTTTGGCACGGGGGGACTCAGGGAGAAGAAGAGCTTTTGGCGAGCTGTTATCGCCGGGCGCTCGAGCTAGCTGAAGAGCATGGGGTGCGCTCGATCGCGTTCCCTGCGATTAGTACAGGTGCCTATCGATTTCCCAAGGATCGCGCTGCTCGGATTGCGGTTCGTGAGATCCGGTGTTTTCTGGAAGCGCATCCGACGATCGAAAAAGTCTTTCTTGTGGCTTTTGATGAGGAAATGCGCGGTTTTTATGAGAAAGCTTTGGAGGATGAAGGGTTGCTAAGAGCGAAAAACGATAGGGACACGTAA
- a CDS encoding hemolysin family protein: MSFDRCLTEFAKLFLLAFFIFANGFFVAAEFALVKVRRTQLKPLANAGDWRAPIALHILRNIQAYLSATQLGITLSTLGLGWLGEPWIARQLERIFSWAGLSHSGWAATLAYPLAFGLISLLQILLGELAPRSLALQRPKAVALWSSAPLTIFFYLFFPLVWLLHQASLRMLRLAGFSLSVPTEEPFTLEELQEVLAHAPHIHPADELIHKIMLKALRLKRITAEQIMIPKDQVVVLWTHLSVEENLRIAQRCGFSRFPVCADSKDRVVGILLIQELLWQFLALGSQTDLKALLRPALTFLPQTQLPVMLELFRSSRNHLAVVVDTEDRMVGIVTLEDVLEELVGDIRDEFDIEKGPIFERTQEMVLIDPEMPLRDLALETGWPLPTETRQTVEEWCLGLWGRRPAKWDSLTVDGFRITVEDASPQRLRRVRIEREQKGKPSSQGLPQVEP, translated from the coding sequence ATGTCTTTTGACCGCTGTCTCACCGAATTTGCCAAGCTTTTCTTACTGGCATTCTTTATCTTCGCCAATGGTTTTTTTGTCGCGGCAGAATTTGCTCTGGTCAAGGTCCGGAGGACCCAGCTGAAACCCCTGGCCAATGCCGGCGATTGGCGAGCTCCCATTGCGCTCCACATCCTGCGCAACATCCAAGCCTACCTCTCGGCAACACAATTAGGAATTACCCTTTCAACGCTGGGGCTGGGTTGGCTGGGAGAGCCGTGGATAGCGCGTCAGTTGGAAAGGATCTTCTCCTGGGCAGGCTTGTCCCACTCGGGGTGGGCGGCTACCCTTGCGTATCCCTTGGCTTTTGGTTTGATTAGCCTTTTGCAAATCCTTTTAGGGGAGCTGGCTCCCCGTTCGCTTGCGCTCCAACGTCCCAAAGCGGTGGCCCTTTGGTCTAGCGCCCCGTTGACGATCTTTTTCTACCTTTTTTTCCCACTCGTCTGGCTTTTACACCAAGCCTCTCTCCGGATGCTGCGGTTAGCAGGGTTTAGCCTCTCAGTCCCCACGGAGGAACCGTTTACTCTGGAAGAACTTCAAGAGGTCCTGGCTCATGCCCCTCACATCCACCCCGCAGATGAGCTTATCCATAAAATCATGCTCAAGGCGTTACGCCTCAAACGGATTACCGCAGAACAAATCATGATTCCCAAAGATCAGGTGGTCGTTCTGTGGACCCACTTGTCGGTGGAAGAAAACCTGCGCATTGCGCAGCGTTGCGGGTTTAGCCGCTTCCCCGTGTGTGCCGATTCTAAGGATCGTGTCGTCGGGATCCTCCTCATCCAAGAGCTGCTGTGGCAATTTCTTGCGCTTGGCAGCCAAACCGACCTCAAGGCCCTTTTGCGTCCCGCTTTAACGTTTCTTCCACAAACCCAACTGCCGGTGATGTTGGAGCTTTTTCGATCCTCTCGCAACCATCTGGCGGTCGTAGTGGACACCGAGGATCGAATGGTAGGGATTGTCACCCTGGAGGATGTGTTGGAAGAACTCGTAGGAGACATTCGAGATGAGTTTGACATTGAGAAAGGACCGATTTTCGAACGCACCCAAGAAATGGTGCTCATCGATCCTGAAATGCCGCTCCGAGACCTTGCCCTTGAGACCGGGTGGCCCTTGCCAACCGAAACTCGACAAACTGTGGAAGAATGGTGTCTGGGGCTTTGGGGAAGACGTCCCGCAAAATGGGACAGTCTCACCGTCGATGGATTTCGGATCACCGTAGAAGATGCCTCTCCCCAGCGCTTGCGACGAGTTCGAATCGAGCGAGAGCAAAAGGGAAAACCCTCTTCCCAAGGCTTACCCCAAGTAGAGCCCTAA
- a CDS encoding bifunctional folylpolyglutamate synthase/dihydrofolate synthase: protein MDYLEALRILGSVRKGGAKFGLTNMQRLVRRLGNPQDCLRFIHIAGTNGKGSTAAFLASVLQRAGFRVGLYTSPHLCSIRERIQINFSKISEERFAALVEEVLRAAQAREDEDGLIEPTFFEILTAVSLLYFAEERVDWVVWETGLGGRLDATNVVVPVACVITQIDFDHQAYLGHTLAEIAREKAGILKEGIPTVVAVEREEARRVVKKRANQLGATFIPIEEEVPWKLLQVNLRNQEARIGKQSYTLGLVGEHQVRNAACVVALCQRGIFGPASLLDRALKEGLQQLPWPGRFQVLQENPPFVVDGAHNPAAARTVRATWQAVFGSIPYHLCIGVVADKDASGIAQELESGAFRVTVVKPPTERGMEPHLLAKHFPSVPVEVAESWGGVAVKLFERNREPVLLTGSFYLVGEVLADFYGWEKEFSWNELLSPPQR, encoded by the coding sequence ATGGACTACTTAGAAGCACTCCGGATTTTAGGCTCGGTTCGCAAGGGAGGAGCGAAGTTCGGTCTTACTAACATGCAGCGTTTGGTCCGCCGGCTGGGTAACCCCCAGGACTGCCTTCGATTCATCCACATTGCAGGCACCAATGGGAAAGGCTCGACCGCAGCGTTTCTGGCTTCCGTCCTCCAGCGTGCGGGTTTCCGAGTAGGACTCTACACTTCCCCGCACCTTTGTAGTATTCGCGAGAGAATTCAGATTAATTTTTCCAAGATTAGCGAGGAGCGGTTTGCGGCTCTTGTGGAGGAAGTGCTGCGCGCGGCGCAAGCTCGAGAGGACGAGGATGGTCTTATTGAGCCAACTTTCTTTGAAATTCTTACAGCTGTCTCTCTTCTTTACTTTGCGGAAGAACGAGTGGATTGGGTCGTTTGGGAGACTGGGTTGGGGGGGCGTCTGGATGCCACCAATGTGGTGGTCCCGGTAGCTTGTGTCATCACCCAGATTGATTTCGATCACCAGGCCTACTTGGGTCATACCCTAGCAGAGATTGCTCGGGAAAAAGCAGGGATCCTCAAAGAAGGGATCCCGACGGTTGTTGCGGTAGAGAGGGAGGAAGCGCGCCGTGTGGTAAAGAAACGGGCCAACCAGTTGGGAGCTACGTTCATCCCAATAGAAGAGGAAGTCCCCTGGAAGCTTTTGCAGGTCAATCTCCGAAACCAGGAGGCTCGGATTGGAAAGCAAAGCTATACCCTTGGGCTGGTGGGAGAGCACCAGGTTCGCAATGCGGCCTGCGTCGTCGCTTTGTGTCAGCGTGGTATCTTCGGTCCGGCATCTCTCTTGGATCGGGCGCTCAAGGAGGGACTCCAACAGTTGCCCTGGCCGGGTCGCTTTCAGGTTTTGCAGGAAAACCCTCCATTTGTGGTGGATGGAGCCCACAACCCCGCAGCTGCCCGAACTGTGCGTGCGACCTGGCAAGCGGTTTTTGGCTCGATTCCCTACCATTTGTGTATTGGGGTTGTGGCGGACAAGGATGCTTCAGGTATAGCGCAGGAGCTTGAGTCCGGAGCTTTTCGTGTCACGGTTGTCAAACCGCCAACGGAACGAGGGATGGAACCCCACCTGCTCGCCAAGCACTTTCCGTCGGTACCCGTAGAAGTGGCAGAAAGCTGGGGAGGCGTTGCCGTGAAACTGTTTGAAAGGAATCGGGAACCGGTTCTTTTGACTGGATCGTTTTATCTGGTGGGTGAGGTACTGGCAGATTTCTATGGATGGGAGAAGGAATTTAGCTGGAATGAGCTTTTGAGCCCTCCGCAACGCTAG
- a CDS encoding HAD-IA family hydrolase: protein MMPLKLKGIFFDAVGTLIRPARPIGHTYARVAHHYGVYLEPKQVEKAFQEVFARMQWRPSASVPQDGEDRTWWREVVFGVLENFSVGPAFPFESYFAELYELFARPDQWRVFPEVPEVLSLLREIYPLWVLSNWDDRLAPVLEGLGLLRVFSHVWVSSRLGAAKPDPEFYRRALKKVHCEPHEVMLVGDDPHGDVEVPKGLGWQTFWIRRPERDLWDLVDFLRTACQEQGI, encoded by the coding sequence GTGATGCCGTTGAAACTCAAAGGGATTTTCTTTGATGCCGTAGGCACACTCATTCGACCGGCGCGTCCCATCGGACACACCTATGCAAGGGTGGCTCATCACTACGGCGTGTACCTGGAACCCAAGCAAGTTGAAAAAGCTTTCCAGGAGGTTTTTGCAAGGATGCAGTGGAGACCTTCGGCATCGGTTCCTCAGGACGGAGAGGATCGAACTTGGTGGAGGGAGGTTGTCTTCGGGGTCCTTGAGAACTTTTCAGTGGGTCCCGCTTTTCCTTTTGAATCCTATTTTGCGGAGTTGTATGAACTTTTTGCGCGGCCGGATCAGTGGCGTGTTTTCCCTGAGGTGCCCGAAGTTCTTAGCCTTCTTCGCGAAATCTATCCCCTTTGGGTCCTTTCGAACTGGGATGACCGGTTGGCTCCTGTTTTGGAGGGCTTGGGTCTATTGAGAGTTTTCTCCCATGTATGGGTCAGTTCCCGCTTAGGGGCCGCCAAGCCTGACCCTGAGTTTTATCGTAGAGCTTTGAAAAAAGTACATTGCGAACCCCACGAGGTTATGCTCGTGGGGGATGACCCCCACGGGGACGTAGAGGTCCCGAAAGGCCTGGGCTGGCAAACCTTTTGGATCCGTCGACCGGAACGCGATTTGTGGGATCTCGTGGACTTTTTGCGCACGGCTTGCCAAGAGCAAGGGATATAA
- a CDS encoding succinate dehydrogenase cytochrome b subunit yields the protein MARIREARRSAQTITLKWIAAASGLVLVGFVIVHMLGNLLILGPASWLDRYAWGIKSRPWLLWPGRVFLLGAALAHVWATFSLWSSNRRARAGSYAMHDPMGTTLASRTMMTTGLLVGLFVLFHLYHFTWHGPPFGFYGTFWSYLPELGRAVPDVRAMVVRAFRQPLISVTYLLAMGILFFHVRHGVRSIFHTTGIVRARSIARIELLAKVIALGVCLGFSLVPLAVLLGLVR from the coding sequence GTGGCACGCATTCGAGAAGCCCGTAGGAGCGCTCAAACGATTACGCTTAAGTGGATTGCGGCGGCGAGTGGGCTTGTGCTTGTGGGTTTTGTGATCGTCCACATGCTGGGCAATCTCTTAATCCTTGGGCCAGCCTCCTGGTTGGATCGCTATGCGTGGGGGATTAAGAGCCGCCCATGGCTTCTTTGGCCAGGAAGAGTTTTTCTTTTGGGAGCAGCTTTAGCTCATGTGTGGGCGACCTTTTCCCTTTGGTCCTCCAATCGCCGGGCTCGAGCTGGGTCCTATGCGATGCATGACCCTATGGGAACTACATTGGCTTCTCGGACCATGATGACAACCGGCTTGCTAGTTGGCCTATTTGTCCTTTTCCATCTTTACCATTTTACCTGGCACGGCCCACCGTTTGGTTTTTACGGAACTTTCTGGTCCTACCTACCCGAGCTAGGACGGGCCGTCCCCGATGTGCGCGCCATGGTTGTGAGAGCCTTTCGCCAACCCCTAATTTCGGTCACGTACTTGTTGGCCATGGGGATTCTTTTTTTTCATGTGCGGCACGGAGTCCGGAGCATCTTTCACACCACGGGGATTGTGCGGGCACGCTCGATCGCCAGGATTGAACTCCTAGCCAAGGTCATAGCCCTCGGAGTTTGTCTTGGGTTTTCACTTGTTCCGCTTGCTGTGTTATTGGGTCTGGTCCGCTAA
- a CDS encoding fumarate reductase/succinate dehydrogenase flavoprotein subunit, with the protein MNFPLLKSRIPEGDLSQKWTRCKDHLRLISPVNRRKYRILVVGTGLAGSSAAASLAELGYQVRVFTLHDSPRRAHSVAAQGGINAAKNYCNDGDSVWRLFYETLKGGDFRSREANVYRLAELSVRIIDQCVAQGVPFAREYGGLLANRSFGGALVSRTFYARGATGQQLLLGAYQALSRQVALGRAEIFPRSEMLELVVCEGKACGIVTRNLLTGEITAHAGDAVVLATGGYANLYFLSTNGRGANATAIWRAYKQGAGMANPCFVQVHPTCLPPVARYQSKLTLMSESLRNDGRVWVPKKPGDSRRPNQIPEEDRDYFLERLYPSYGNLVPRDIASRAVKQVCDEGRGVGPMGKGVYLDFSEAISRLGRKTLEERYGNLFAMYREITGEDPYETPMRIYPAVHYTMGGLWVDYLLMSTLPGLFAIGECNFSDHGANRLGASALMQALADGYFILPYAVGDYLASHQPGGLREDHAVFTDAVRRCSQRITRLLELKGRRPVVEIHRELGELLWAHCGITRTDNSLRKALSEIGRLKEVFWREAIVPGKGEELNQALEYAGRVADFLELAELLCWDALERRESCGCHFREEFQDSNGQGIRDDVHYAHVAVWFYRGDHEVPLRAIEPLVFESTVPEARSYQ; encoded by the coding sequence GTGAATTTTCCGTTGCTCAAGAGTCGCATCCCGGAAGGAGATTTGAGCCAGAAGTGGACTCGATGTAAGGACCACCTGCGGCTCATCTCGCCAGTGAACCGGAGAAAATACCGGATTCTTGTGGTAGGTACGGGGCTTGCAGGGAGCTCTGCGGCCGCAAGCTTGGCAGAACTCGGTTACCAGGTCCGGGTTTTTACCTTACACGATAGTCCTCGGAGAGCCCATAGCGTGGCTGCCCAGGGAGGGATCAACGCGGCGAAAAACTACTGCAACGACGGGGATAGCGTATGGCGTCTCTTCTATGAAACCCTAAAAGGGGGCGATTTTCGCTCCCGCGAAGCCAATGTCTACCGGCTCGCAGAGCTTTCGGTTCGCATTATCGACCAGTGTGTGGCTCAGGGAGTTCCTTTTGCACGAGAGTATGGAGGGCTTCTTGCGAACCGCTCGTTTGGTGGTGCACTTGTTTCGCGGACTTTCTATGCTCGAGGAGCTACAGGGCAGCAGCTTCTTTTAGGAGCCTATCAGGCCTTAAGCCGGCAGGTCGCGCTAGGACGTGCCGAGATCTTTCCCAGGAGCGAAATGTTAGAGCTTGTCGTGTGCGAGGGGAAGGCTTGTGGCATTGTTACCCGAAATCTTCTGACCGGAGAGATTACCGCTCACGCCGGGGACGCGGTGGTGCTGGCCACGGGCGGGTACGCAAATCTTTATTTTCTTTCAACCAACGGCCGGGGTGCCAATGCCACCGCGATCTGGCGTGCCTACAAGCAGGGTGCCGGTATGGCCAACCCTTGTTTCGTTCAGGTACATCCAACTTGTTTACCCCCAGTAGCACGCTATCAAAGCAAGCTCACGCTTATGTCGGAGTCTCTCCGGAACGATGGCCGGGTTTGGGTGCCGAAAAAACCGGGCGATTCTCGCCGGCCCAACCAGATTCCGGAGGAGGATCGTGATTACTTTCTTGAGCGCTTATATCCTAGCTACGGCAATTTGGTTCCCCGAGACATTGCTTCCCGGGCAGTCAAACAGGTTTGCGACGAAGGGCGCGGCGTGGGTCCGATGGGAAAGGGAGTCTATCTTGATTTTTCGGAAGCGATTTCTCGGCTCGGTCGCAAGACCCTGGAAGAGCGGTACGGCAATCTTTTTGCCATGTACCGGGAAATCACGGGAGAGGACCCCTATGAAACGCCGATGCGTATCTATCCCGCTGTCCATTATACCATGGGAGGTCTGTGGGTAGACTACTTGCTTATGTCGACCCTTCCAGGCCTTTTTGCCATTGGGGAGTGCAATTTCTCGGATCATGGTGCCAACCGGCTGGGTGCCAGTGCTCTCATGCAGGCACTGGCGGACGGATATTTCATCTTGCCCTATGCGGTGGGGGATTATCTCGCATCTCACCAGCCTGGAGGCCTCCGGGAAGACCATGCGGTCTTTACCGACGCGGTACGGCGATGCAGCCAAAGAATCACGCGACTCCTTGAGCTAAAGGGACGGCGGCCGGTCGTTGAGATTCACCGTGAGCTTGGAGAACTTCTCTGGGCCCATTGCGGAATTACTCGCACGGACAATTCCCTGCGAAAGGCTTTGTCGGAGATTGGGCGATTGAAAGAGGTGTTTTGGCGGGAGGCCATTGTTCCCGGAAAGGGCGAGGAGCTTAACCAAGCGTTGGAATATGCAGGGCGGGTAGCGGATTTCTTGGAACTGGCTGAACTTTTGTGCTGGGATGCGCTGGAAAGAAGGGAATCTTGTGGATGTCATTTTCGTGAGGAGTTTCAAGATTCCAACGGGCAGGGGATTCGAGATGATGTTCATTATGCCCATGTGGCTGTTTGGTTTTACCGGGGGGATCACGAGGTGCCGCTTCGAGCCATAGAGCCTTTAGTTTTTGAGTCCACGGTACCGGAGGCAAGAAGCTATCAATGA
- a CDS encoding succinate dehydrogenase/fumarate reductase iron-sulfur subunit, whose product MRFVLRIWRQKDPCSQGRWVTYQVEGVEPDMSFLEMLDQLNENLLRRGEDPVAFESDCREGICGACGLVINGRPHGPRGGIATCQLYMREFRDGQTITIEPWRVTAFPILKDLVVDRSALDRVVQAGGYISVSTGQAPEANTYLVAHEVAERAFDFAHCIGCGACAAACKNGSALLFVGAKLAHLSLLPQGQVERDRRAMGMIEAMEREGFGACSFTRACESVCPKSISVEAIARAHWEYARAKLRKVFGSGT is encoded by the coding sequence ATGAGGTTTGTCTTGCGGATCTGGCGACAGAAAGATCCTTGCAGCCAGGGGCGATGGGTTACCTACCAGGTGGAAGGAGTGGAACCGGATATGTCTTTTCTCGAAATGCTCGATCAACTGAATGAGAATCTTCTCCGGCGTGGAGAAGATCCCGTGGCGTTTGAATCCGATTGTCGCGAGGGCATCTGCGGGGCTTGTGGCCTGGTGATCAACGGGCGCCCCCATGGACCCAGGGGTGGCATTGCCACGTGCCAGCTCTACATGCGAGAGTTTCGGGACGGTCAAACGATCACGATTGAGCCGTGGCGGGTGACCGCTTTTCCCATCCTCAAGGACTTGGTGGTCGACCGGTCTGCACTGGATCGTGTTGTCCAAGCCGGGGGATATATATCGGTTTCCACAGGCCAAGCTCCCGAGGCGAATACCTATCTTGTAGCCCATGAGGTAGCGGAACGAGCGTTTGATTTTGCACACTGTATCGGTTGTGGAGCCTGCGCGGCTGCTTGCAAGAACGGATCGGCTCTGCTTTTTGTAGGAGCCAAACTCGCTCATCTCTCTCTTTTACCACAGGGACAAGTGGAGCGGGATCGCAGGGCCATGGGGATGATCGAGGCAATGGAAAGGGAGGGGTTCGGTGCATGTAGTTTCACGCGCGCTTGTGAAAGCGTCTGCCCCAAGTCGATTTCCGTGGAGGCGATCGCTCGGGCCCACTGGGAGTATGCGAGAGCAAAACTCCGCAAAGTGTTTGGGAGCGGGACGTGA
- a CDS encoding RDD family protein, producing MGEEETPPQTGELGAEIPSRFYLAKEGQRHGPFSLEEAKKRLQEALFGADDLAWYPGSPGWKRIAEIPWLAEAVVLETPPPAPAKAAGGPPPGVKLASRLSRFAAGVLDLALVSIAARLAEPDLGSDPAVSNFLFLFYLTMLLLLLWVYSTVAESSSYQATLGKWLLGLKVINTKGDRLSLGQAAMRSLGKLLSLVLVGLGFIPILFTPNRQGLPDWLARSYVVEEKRP from the coding sequence GTGGGAGAGGAAGAGACTCCTCCTCAAACCGGTGAGCTCGGAGCGGAGATCCCTTCGCGCTTTTATCTGGCGAAAGAAGGGCAGCGACACGGGCCATTTTCCCTGGAGGAGGCAAAGAAACGGCTTCAGGAAGCGCTTTTTGGCGCGGATGATCTTGCGTGGTATCCGGGTTCACCCGGTTGGAAACGGATCGCAGAAATCCCTTGGCTTGCCGAGGCCGTTGTCTTGGAAACCCCACCACCGGCTCCGGCCAAAGCCGCGGGCGGGCCCCCTCCGGGGGTTAAACTGGCCTCTCGTCTTTCAAGATTCGCAGCAGGTGTGCTGGATTTGGCCCTCGTCAGCATCGCAGCTCGATTGGCCGAGCCAGATCTTGGCAGTGATCCTGCCGTATCCAATTTTCTTTTCCTCTTTTACCTGACGATGTTGCTTCTCCTTTTGTGGGTTTATTCTACCGTTGCAGAAAGCTCTTCGTACCAGGCTACGCTGGGGAAGTGGCTCCTAGGACTCAAAGTGATCAACACAAAGGGAGATCGGCTTTCTCTCGGGCAGGCTGCCATGCGTTCCCTGGGGAAACTCCTCTCTTTGGTCCTTGTGGGACTGGGATTCATTCCCATTCTTTTTACCCCGAACCGGCAAGGCTTACCCGATTGGCTAGCCAGAAGCTATGTCGTGGAGGAAAAGCGTCCTTGA
- the pstB gene encoding phosphate ABC transporter ATP-binding protein PstB yields MHPPKTSQIPQAVPSTHEESQASHQEGVAFDIQNLSVWFGKRQVLFDITLSIPARQVTAIIGPSGCGKTTFLRTLNRMHELTPGARLEGRILFFGQDLYSPNINPTVVRRKVGMVFQKFNPFPTMTIEENVLVGLRLNGVRDRRILEERLEQSLQMAALWDEVKDRLRAPATSLSGGQQQRLCIARALAVAPDVVLMDEPCSALDPLATRQIEELIVQLKTRYTVVIVTHNMQQAARVSDYTAFFFMGKLIEFDRTGKLFTKPSQKQTEDYITGRFG; encoded by the coding sequence ATGCACCCACCGAAAACTTCCCAGATACCTCAAGCTGTCCCATCCACTCATGAGGAGTCACAAGCGTCCCACCAAGAAGGAGTAGCCTTCGATATCCAAAACCTTTCGGTCTGGTTTGGAAAACGACAGGTCCTTTTTGACATCACGCTTTCCATCCCAGCACGCCAGGTGACCGCCATCATTGGTCCCAGTGGTTGCGGCAAAACGACTTTTCTGCGGACGCTCAATCGAATGCACGAGCTAACACCCGGCGCTCGGCTAGAAGGAAGGATTCTTTTTTTTGGTCAGGACCTCTACTCGCCCAACATCAACCCCACGGTGGTGCGTCGGAAAGTGGGGATGGTTTTTCAGAAGTTTAACCCTTTTCCCACTATGACCATCGAAGAGAATGTCTTAGTCGGGCTTCGACTCAATGGCGTGCGCGACCGCAGGATTCTGGAAGAACGGTTGGAACAGTCACTCCAGATGGCAGCGTTATGGGACGAAGTCAAGGACCGGCTTCGCGCACCCGCGACCAGTTTATCAGGCGGCCAGCAGCAACGTCTTTGTATTGCGCGCGCGCTTGCGGTCGCTCCGGATGTCGTTCTCATGGACGAACCTTGTTCCGCTCTTGATCCGCTCGCCACAAGGCAGATCGAGGAATTGATTGTGCAACTCAAAACGCGCTACACCGTGGTAATTGTGACCCATAACATGCAGCAGGCCGCTCGGGTCTCCGACTACACAGCCTTTTTCTTTATGGGGAAGCTTATCGAGTTTGACCGGACTGGAAAGCTGTTTACTAAGCCCAGCCAAAAACAGACGGAAGATTACATCACGGGCCGGTTCGGATAA
- the pstA gene encoding phosphate ABC transporter permease PstA — protein sequence MAVLQESQGVDIQWKEDTHSRWRRYKSYWMAFLCAASAVAVVTPLALIFFFLVQAGWSSVNWEFFTHLPRPPGETGGGMANAIVGSAILLAVATLVGAPIGILGAVYLSEFGYEKIHPWVRFVADVLNGVPSIVWGMTFYALMVVPFKGFSGLSGAMALGAMMLPIVMRTTEEILRLIPQDYREAGIALGIPHWKVTVFIVLRTGIRGIVTGVLVGLARVAGETAPLLFTAFGNPYWSFRLDQPMAALPLQIFVYAISPYDDWHRQAWAGALVLLVLVLLTTTTVRFLGGRLARSG from the coding sequence GTGGCAGTTCTCCAAGAATCGCAGGGCGTGGACATCCAATGGAAAGAGGACACTCACAGCCGCTGGCGCCGCTATAAAAGTTACTGGATGGCGTTCCTCTGTGCGGCTAGCGCGGTCGCGGTGGTGACCCCGCTCGCCCTCATTTTTTTCTTTCTGGTCCAAGCCGGATGGAGTTCGGTTAACTGGGAGTTTTTTACGCACCTGCCCCGTCCGCCGGGTGAGACAGGTGGAGGGATGGCTAACGCCATTGTGGGCTCAGCAATTCTTTTGGCTGTCGCGACCCTAGTGGGGGCGCCCATCGGCATCTTGGGAGCCGTTTACCTTTCCGAGTTTGGATATGAGAAAATTCACCCGTGGGTCCGGTTCGTAGCAGATGTTCTTAACGGGGTCCCTTCCATTGTGTGGGGCATGACTTTCTATGCCCTTATGGTGGTTCCCTTCAAAGGTTTTTCCGGTCTTAGTGGAGCTATGGCCTTGGGAGCTATGATGCTTCCGATCGTTATGCGTACGACCGAAGAAATTCTTCGACTCATTCCCCAGGACTATCGAGAAGCAGGGATCGCCCTAGGAATCCCGCACTGGAAAGTGACCGTGTTCATCGTTCTCCGTACAGGGATTCGGGGGATTGTAACCGGAGTGCTTGTGGGGCTAGCCCGGGTGGCCGGAGAAACAGCTCCGTTACTGTTTACGGCTTTTGGGAATCCCTACTGGAGTTTCCGCCTGGATCAGCCGATGGCGGCCCTCCCCCTTCAAATTTTTGTCTATGCCATCTCTCCTTACGATGACTGGCACCGGCAAGCTTGGGCGGGGGCGCTGGTGCTTTTGGTTCTTGTCCTACTTACCACAACAACCGTTCGGTTTTTGGGAGGGAGGTTAGCTCGATCCGGATAG